One Desulfobaccales bacterium genomic window, CGGTAAGACGCCTCTTGCATGAAGTTGATGCCGATTTATTTATATTGGTTGATGGTGATTCTACATATTATGCCAATGAATTACCAAAGCTTATTTCGGAAATTATTTTAAAAAAAGCCTTTATGGTTGTTGGGGTTAGAAGGCCTATTGATCCAAAGGGATCCTTTCGCCCTTTACACCAATTAGGCAATAAATTAATAACTAAAATTATCAATCTATTATTTAATACGAATCTTACTGATGTATTGAGTGGTTATAGGGTTTTGTCCAGAAATTATGCTAAGGTGGTGCCATTTTTAAGTAGGGGCTTTGAAATTGAGACTGAGATGACTTTACATGCGCTTGAGTTTGATTTGCAAATAAGTGAAATACCTGTTTCATACGGTAGTAGGCCCCAGCAGAGTATATCTAAGTTAAGTACCTACCGCGATGGACTTCTGATATTCAAGACTATTTTTAGTATTTTTAGAGACTGTAGGCCGATGTTGTTTTTTGGAACAGCATCGTTGATGCTGATATTTGCAGGTTTACTATTAGGCATTCCAGTAATTATGGACTTTTATAAGACTGGAATGGTTGGCAGGTTCCCAACCGCTATTTTGGCAGCTAGTTTAGAACTTTTGGCCTTTCAAATGATAGGAGTTGGGTTGGTATTAGAGACTATGGCCCGACAACGGCGCTTTTTTCAACAATTTTGGTTGAAACATTTTGGAACAGACTCGCCTTCTCATATTGAATCATAAAGCAATAACTTGGAAGACATACAATGAAAGGGAGCATCGTATTTTTTGTTAGGCTAGAGAATCACCAACTTAACAGTCTTATAAAAAGAGGAAACTAACGTTGGAGGGAAGCTTGAGCCCAAAGCCGAAAATCGGCATAATCACCAGCTTCATGCCTCCACATCTTGGAGGTTTAGAAGTTTTAGCGGAAAACCTCTTTCACGCATATCGAGAGGCGGGCTGCGAGGTACGTTGGGTGGCCAGTCGGGAGCCAGCCACTACCCCGAGCTTCAATGACGGGCGCATCCGTGTCTCATGCTGCAATTGGTCCGAACGCTGGCTTGGCGTACCCTGGCCTGTATGGGGGCCTCAAGGGTGGCGTCAAATATCTCAAGTCGTTCATTGGGCCGATATCCTCCATATCCATGACTGTCTTTATATGGGCAATATAATAGCAGCAGTACTGGCAAGGAAAGCGCATAAGCCGTGTATCCTATCTCAGCAT contains:
- a CDS encoding glycosyltransferase family 2 protein, with product MYKNDISKYSKNYRIAILIPCYNESATIATVISDFRNILSDADIYVCDNNSNDGTAQIAEAAGAIVMYESRKGKGYAVRRLLHEVDADLFILVDGDSTYYANELPKLISEIILKKAFMVVGVRRPIDPKGSFRPLHQLGNKLITKIINLLFNTNLTDVLSGYRVLSRNYAKVVPFLSRGFEIETEMTLHALEFDLQISEIPVSYGSRPQQSISKLSTYRDGLLIFKTIFSIFRDCRPMLFFGTASLMLIFAGLLLGIPVIMDFYKTGMVGRFPTAILAASLELLAFQMIGVGLVLETMARQRRFFQQFWLKHFGTDSPSHIES